In a genomic window of Candidatus Binataceae bacterium:
- a CDS encoding QueT transporter family protein — MSELRLMWRNTRMVVLCAISAALYAAVLIPFKVVPFIPGVTELRPANAIPIVCSFLFGPAAAWGSAIGNMIGDFFGGASPGDIFGFFANLVYGWIPYKVWEMLAHGERPVINSPLTFVKYAIACLAASVLCADIVGWADNVLVIRPFAVLGNVIIFNNMVSALVLSPFILAAVYPRVKKGRMTYEDMMPEVKRKPLAVQLAGFAMLVVGEGGAWATGNLLSTGFWKPGFLPVRWLEAPYDKPVLIIVGPFLLLAFAGLFVM, encoded by the coding sequence ATGAGCGAGCTTCGCCTGATGTGGCGCAACACGCGGATGGTCGTGCTGTGCGCGATCTCCGCCGCGCTCTACGCCGCGGTGTTGATTCCGTTCAAGGTCGTGCCGTTTATTCCCGGCGTCACCGAACTGCGGCCGGCGAATGCGATTCCAATCGTATGCTCGTTTCTGTTCGGGCCGGCCGCGGCGTGGGGCTCCGCGATCGGCAACATGATCGGCGACTTTTTCGGCGGCGCCTCGCCGGGTGACATCTTCGGTTTCTTTGCCAACCTCGTTTACGGATGGATTCCCTATAAAGTGTGGGAGATGCTCGCGCACGGCGAGCGCCCCGTTATCAATTCGCCGCTGACCTTTGTGAAGTACGCGATCGCATGCCTCGCGGCGAGTGTGCTCTGTGCCGATATCGTCGGATGGGCCGACAACGTGCTCGTCATCCGGCCGTTCGCCGTGCTCGGCAACGTCATCATCTTCAATAACATGGTGTCAGCGCTTGTCCTCTCGCCGTTTATTTTGGCCGCGGTGTACCCGCGCGTCAAAAAAGGCCGCATGACGTACGAGGACATGATGCCCGAGGTGAAGCGCAAGCCGCTGGCCGTGCAGCTCGCAGGTTTTGCGATGCTCGTGGTAGGCGAGGGCGGGGCGTGGGCCACGGGCAACCTGCTCTCGACGGGATTCTGGAAGCCGGGCTTCCTGCCCGTGCGATGGCTCGAAGCGCCGTACGACAAACCGGTCCTGATCATAGTCGGACCATTCCTGTTGCTCGCCTTCGCGGGCCTCTTTGTGATGTGA
- a CDS encoding energy-coupling factor transporter ATPase has protein sequence MKAQAQIKSSEAPAGISVEGVSFTYRDAAHPALRAITLALAPGEMIGVMGASGAGKSTLAKCLNRIVPEFEDGDFSGVIRIGGDDLASMRVCEAAPRIGMVFQDFEAQLFSTNVAHEVAFAMEQVGMERATMATRIAPALTAVGLEGFDARDPTSLSGGEKQRLAIASVLALSPSVVVLDEPTTDLDPEGKKEVFALIRSLRERGMGLIVIEHESEELRGADRLVILRDGQIVADAAPAEVMTQFELLEDSGVRPPGLNHLLSLLEIPIHAESVEHAHVEILKKFPRFTAISGDNHVSDESPAPPEPHIKIENLSFNYPNGPRVLDSIDLSIAPGDFLAIVGQNGSGKSTLAKHIVGLLEPVAGRVLIGGRDRRAMNPAETAHEAAYVFQNPDHQIFSATVEDEVAFGPRNFKLAPDEIARRCDEVLAAVGLQDLRQSDPFLLSKGERQRLAVASVLALRPRLLILDEPTTGLDCREQRKMMALINDLNRSGIAIVIISHTPWLVAEYAKRVVLMRKGRKLFDGGVREFFANDELLAGSSFLPPEVTQLSRRFGTLALSPGELAAWIRERA, from the coding sequence GTGAAAGCGCAGGCGCAAATCAAATCGAGCGAAGCGCCCGCGGGGATCAGCGTCGAAGGCGTGTCGTTCACGTATCGCGATGCGGCCCATCCCGCGTTGCGCGCAATAACGCTCGCGCTCGCGCCCGGCGAGATGATCGGCGTGATGGGTGCGTCGGGCGCGGGCAAGTCGACGCTCGCGAAATGCCTCAATCGGATCGTGCCCGAGTTCGAGGACGGCGATTTCAGCGGCGTGATCCGAATCGGCGGCGACGATCTCGCCTCGATGCGCGTATGCGAAGCGGCCCCTCGCATCGGCATGGTGTTCCAGGATTTCGAGGCGCAGCTCTTCTCGACCAACGTCGCGCACGAAGTCGCATTCGCGATGGAACAGGTTGGGATGGAACGCGCGACGATGGCGACGCGAATCGCGCCGGCGCTCACCGCAGTCGGCCTCGAAGGTTTCGATGCGCGCGATCCAACCTCGCTGTCGGGCGGTGAGAAGCAGCGCCTCGCGATCGCATCGGTGCTGGCGCTCAGTCCGAGCGTTGTCGTGCTCGACGAGCCGACTACTGATCTCGATCCTGAGGGCAAGAAGGAAGTCTTTGCGCTGATCCGCTCGCTGCGCGAGCGCGGCATGGGACTGATAGTCATCGAGCACGAATCGGAAGAACTGCGCGGCGCCGATCGGCTCGTGATACTGCGCGATGGTCAGATCGTCGCCGACGCGGCGCCGGCCGAGGTGATGACCCAGTTCGAATTGCTCGAGGATTCCGGCGTGCGACCACCGGGTTTGAATCATCTACTTAGTTTGCTCGAAATACCGATTCACGCCGAAAGCGTCGAGCATGCGCACGTAGAGATCTTAAAGAAGTTTCCCCGCTTCACGGCAATCTCAGGCGACAATCACGTTTCGGATGAATCGCCGGCCCCGCCGGAACCTCACATCAAAATTGAAAATCTCAGTTTCAACTATCCAAACGGGCCGCGCGTGCTCGATTCGATCGATCTGAGCATCGCGCCGGGCGATTTTCTCGCGATCGTCGGCCAGAACGGCTCCGGCAAGAGCACGCTCGCGAAGCATATCGTGGGACTGCTCGAACCGGTCGCGGGGCGCGTGCTGATCGGTGGCCGCGATCGGAGGGCGATGAATCCGGCCGAGACCGCGCACGAGGCCGCATACGTTTTTCAGAATCCCGACCACCAGATTTTTTCCGCCACCGTCGAAGACGAGGTCGCGTTCGGGCCGCGCAACTTCAAGCTCGCGCCCGATGAGATCGCGCGCCGATGCGACGAAGTGCTTGCCGCGGTTGGACTCCAGGATCTGCGCCAAAGCGATCCGTTCCTGCTGAGCAAGGGGGAGAGGCAGCGGCTCGCCGTCGCGAGCGTGCTCGCGTTGCGGCCGCGGCTGCTGATTCTGGACGAGCCGACCACGGGCCTCGACTGTCGCGAGCAGCGCAAGATGATGGCGCTCATCAATGACCTCAACCGCAGCGGAATCGCAATCGTGATCATTTCGCACACGCCGTGGCTCGTGGCCGAATACGCAAAACGCGTCGTGCTGATGCGCAAGGGGCGCAAGCTCTTCGACGGCGGCGTGCGCGAGTTCTTTGCCAACGATGAATTGCTCGCGGGTTCGTCGTTCCTGCCGCCCGAGGTGACGCAACTGTCGCGCCGCTTCGGCACGCTCGCGCTGAGCCCCGGCGAGCTGGCGGCCTGGATCAGGGAGCGCGCCTGA
- a CDS encoding energy-coupling factor transporter transmembrane component T → MPIYRYIEGRSGLHRLHPAVKVFGLFIMFWSVYWVDNPLALMPLGILMLIAARVTGAWPNFYRLRWFFLILVMTTTIMWLFFYQRGTPLFSIPLFHFGSHEIALRVTGLSIVFGIGRGLKLAELLAASVLFLSTTKVEEFTVGLHKLRVPYRFGFAISLAFRLAALFGDSAATIVDAQRLRGYNFSEGNVFERMRRYVPVAVPVFMGALRKANNMAMALEARGFGASATPTTFIDYPVRKSDRLAFAGLLLLGAFQFLLYYTGLGAIGPTH, encoded by the coding sequence ATGCCGATTTATCGCTACATCGAAGGCCGCAGCGGGCTCCATCGGCTGCATCCGGCGGTGAAGGTCTTCGGCCTCTTCATCATGTTCTGGTCGGTGTACTGGGTCGATAATCCGCTCGCGCTGATGCCGCTCGGTATCCTGATGCTGATCGCGGCGCGCGTCACGGGCGCGTGGCCGAACTTCTACCGGCTGCGCTGGTTCTTTCTCATCCTCGTGATGACGACGACGATCATGTGGCTATTTTTCTATCAGCGCGGCACGCCGCTCTTTTCGATACCGCTATTTCACTTCGGGTCACATGAAATCGCACTGCGGGTTACCGGATTATCAATAGTATTCGGCATCGGACGCGGCCTGAAACTCGCGGAGTTGCTCGCTGCCTCAGTACTCTTCCTGTCAACGACAAAGGTCGAGGAGTTCACGGTCGGACTGCATAAACTGAGAGTGCCGTATCGATTCGGCTTTGCGATCTCGCTCGCATTCAGGCTCGCCGCACTATTCGGCGACTCCGCGGCGACGATCGTCGATGCGCAGCGGCTACGCGGCTACAATTTCTCGGAAGGCAACGTATTCGAGCGGATGCGCCGCTACGTCCCGGTCGCGGTGCCTGTCTTCATGGGCGCGCTGCGCAAAGCCAACAACATGGCAATGGCCCTGGAAGCCCGCGGCTTCGGCGCCAGCGCCACACCAACCACCTTCATCGACTACCCAGTCCGCAAAAGCGACCGCCTCGCCTTCGCAGGCCTGCTCCTCCTGGGCGCCTTCCAGTTCCTCCTCTACTACACAGGCCTCGGCGCCATCGGCCCGACGCATTGA
- a CDS encoding YciI family protein: protein MLFVFIGHDGPDGATLRPKLRGAHLDNLRPLVAQGKVKIAGPFTDGSGSLIVFDMESEADALAFANSDPYTKGGVFARIEVKPFRQVFPE from the coding sequence ATGCTTTTCGTTTTTATTGGGCATGACGGGCCTGACGGCGCGACGCTTCGGCCGAAGCTGCGCGGGGCTCATCTTGATAATCTGCGGCCGCTGGTCGCGCAGGGAAAGGTCAAGATCGCGGGACCTTTCACCGATGGCAGCGGCAGTTTGATAGTCTTTGATATGGAGAGCGAGGCTGATGCGCTCGCGTTTGCGAACAGCGATCCCTACACGAAGGGCGGCGTGTTCGCGCGGATCGAGGTCAAGCCTTTCCGCCAGGTCTTTCCCGAGTAA
- a CDS encoding CoA transferase, with product MAGALSNLKIVELGELVSAPYCSKLLADMGANVIKIERPGAGDRARTRGPFPGDTPHPEKSGLFLYLNTNKKGVTLDVAEPEGFQLFERLVADADVLIHNVTPLDMDRIGLTFERMHKLNPKLVMTSIVPYGLTGPYRNYRAEDMSLWCAGGVCVLNGGGAEHRELPPLRTFGSQAGFQGGVHAATATVAAAFAQLREGLGQHVEVSVQESISSQLEMTFEYWPYMGMIATRLGQKPIQPVETMECKDGYIYLCCIEEHQWRNFVAIMGNPEWADLEIFKDRLQRGLNWDALKVLLEEYVSGQTVLELYRAAQSRRVPFAPVSTMGSLLSSEHLKARGFFVEIAQPVAGTHKYPGAPLKYGRTPWEIRTPAPTLGQHNQEIFGKGLGLNDAKLAELKQKGVI from the coding sequence ATGGCTGGAGCGTTATCCAATCTCAAAATCGTGGAACTGGGCGAACTGGTGTCGGCGCCGTATTGCAGCAAGCTGCTGGCCGACATGGGCGCCAACGTCATCAAGATCGAGCGCCCGGGCGCCGGCGATCGCGCGCGCACGCGCGGCCCATTTCCCGGCGACACGCCGCATCCTGAGAAGAGCGGGCTTTTCCTCTATCTCAACACCAACAAGAAGGGCGTCACGCTCGATGTTGCAGAGCCCGAAGGCTTTCAGCTCTTCGAGCGCCTCGTCGCAGATGCTGACGTCCTGATTCACAACGTTACACCACTCGATATGGATCGAATCGGTCTCACCTTCGAGCGGATGCACAAGCTGAATCCGAAGCTGGTGATGACCTCGATTGTGCCGTACGGGCTCACGGGGCCGTATCGGAACTATCGCGCTGAGGATATGTCGCTGTGGTGCGCGGGCGGCGTATGCGTGCTGAATGGCGGCGGCGCCGAGCATCGCGAACTGCCACCGCTGCGCACCTTCGGCAGCCAGGCAGGATTCCAGGGCGGCGTGCATGCCGCGACGGCAACGGTCGCAGCGGCCTTCGCGCAGCTTCGCGAAGGTCTCGGCCAGCACGTCGAAGTGAGCGTTCAGGAGTCGATCAGCTCGCAGCTCGAGATGACGTTCGAGTACTGGCCGTACATGGGAATGATCGCGACGCGCCTCGGCCAGAAGCCGATCCAGCCGGTCGAGACGATGGAGTGCAAGGACGGCTATATCTACCTGTGCTGCATCGAGGAGCATCAGTGGCGCAACTTCGTCGCCATCATGGGCAATCCTGAGTGGGCGGATCTGGAGATCTTCAAGGACCGCCTGCAGCGCGGCCTCAACTGGGATGCGCTTAAAGTTTTACTTGAAGAATATGTCAGCGGGCAGACGGTGCTGGAGCTCTATCGCGCGGCGCAGTCGCGGCGCGTGCCATTCGCTCCTGTCTCGACGATGGGCAGTCTGCTCAGCTCGGAGCATCTGAAGGCGCGCGGCTTCTTCGTCGAGATCGCGCAGCCTGTAGCGGGCACGCATAAGTATCCCGGCGCGCCGCTCAAGTATGGCCGCACGCCGTGGGAAATCCGGACTCCCGCGCCGACGCTCGGGCAGCATAACCAGGAAATATTCGGCAAAGGGCTCGGTCTCAATGACGCGAAGCTCGCGGAACTTAAACAAAAGGGTGTGATTTAG
- a CDS encoding CoA transferase, with protein sequence MAKAPLDGIRICDFTWVWAGPYCTLQLAHLGAEVIRIETKNRPCVTRQLPPWPGGKFDSLNKSGYFNQYNQGKKSLSLNFKHPEAQEAAWRLIKQSDVVVNNFAAGVIEKMGFGYEAVKKVRPDIVMISLSGYGDTGPYKDYVAYGPAQVPLSGLSSLTGYKGWPPMHAGFSYADPNAGVHGAFAVISALYHRARTGEGQYIDMSQWECAMDLLAEGILEYTMNGREPERNGNRDPLMAPHGIFKCLDLPEKVLDVVIDQFVSIICADDAEWGRLARAIGKPQLANDPRFKTLAARKQNEDELEAIVTEWTSTRKVIDVVRELQAANIAAAACADNKYIDEDPHLNERNYFVKLPHPEVGSQRHCGIPWRYSESESKVRSAAPCLGQHTEEVMTGLLGYSKAEYQAMKDKGALD encoded by the coding sequence ATGGCCAAGGCGCCGCTTGATGGAATCCGAATCTGCGACTTCACCTGGGTGTGGGCTGGACCGTATTGCACGCTGCAGCTCGCGCATCTGGGCGCCGAAGTCATCCGAATCGAGACCAAGAACCGCCCCTGCGTAACGCGCCAGCTTCCGCCGTGGCCGGGTGGCAAGTTCGACAGCCTCAACAAGTCGGGCTACTTCAACCAATACAACCAGGGCAAGAAATCGCTGTCGCTCAATTTCAAGCATCCCGAGGCGCAGGAAGCCGCGTGGCGCCTGATCAAGCAGAGCGACGTGGTCGTGAACAACTTCGCTGCCGGCGTGATCGAGAAGATGGGCTTCGGCTACGAGGCGGTGAAGAAGGTCCGCCCCGACATCGTGATGATCTCGCTCTCGGGCTATGGCGACACCGGTCCTTATAAAGACTACGTCGCGTATGGGCCTGCGCAGGTGCCGCTCTCGGGGCTTTCATCGCTTACGGGCTACAAGGGATGGCCGCCGATGCACGCCGGATTCAGCTACGCCGATCCTAACGCTGGAGTTCACGGCGCGTTTGCGGTGATTTCGGCGCTGTATCATCGCGCGCGCACCGGCGAGGGTCAGTACATCGACATGAGCCAGTGGGAATGCGCGATGGACCTGCTCGCCGAGGGAATCCTCGAATACACGATGAACGGGCGCGAGCCCGAGCGGAACGGCAATCGCGATCCGTTGATGGCGCCGCACGGGATCTTCAAGTGCCTCGACCTGCCGGAGAAGGTTCTCGATGTCGTGATCGATCAGTTTGTGTCGATTATCTGCGCTGACGATGCGGAGTGGGGCCGGCTTGCGCGAGCGATAGGAAAGCCCCAACTCGCGAATGATCCGCGATTCAAGACGCTCGCCGCGCGCAAGCAGAATGAGGACGAGCTCGAGGCGATTGTCACCGAGTGGACTTCGACGCGCAAAGTGATCGACGTCGTGCGCGAGTTGCAGGCCGCGAACATCGCCGCCGCCGCATGCGCCGACAACAAGTACATCGACGAGGATCCGCATCTCAACGAGCGCAATTATTTCGTCAAGCTGCCGCATCCCGAGGTCGGCTCGCAGCGGCACTGCGGAATCCCGTGGCGCTACAGCGAGTCGGAATCGAAGGTGCGCTCGGCGGCGCCGTGCCTCGGACAGCATACTGAGGAAGTCATGACCGGTTTGCTCGGCTACTCGAAGGCCGAGTACCAGGCGATGAAAGATAAGGGCGCGCTCGACTGA
- a CDS encoding SMP-30/gluconolactonase/LRE family protein — MRKLTTLLDGLAFPEGPRWHNGKFYFSDMHAHQVIATDMQGNRSVVCEVPNRPSGLGWLPDGRMLVVSMRDRKLMRLDPDGLKVAADMTPHAPFDCNDMVVDSKGRAYVGNFGFDLHKGEAQHATTLVMVTPDGKLSAVADNLEFPNGTVITPDGKTLIVGESFGRRLTAFDINDDGTLRNRCVYAELGENVPDGIGLDAEGAVWVASPFRHEVIRVKQGGEVTERITVETDAFAAILGGPTGHTLFIATAGSSNPDECIANRNGRIEITEVEVPHAGLP; from the coding sequence ATGCGCAAGCTCACGACCCTGCTCGACGGACTCGCGTTTCCAGAGGGCCCGCGATGGCATAACGGCAAGTTCTACTTCTCCGACATGCACGCGCATCAGGTGATCGCGACGGACATGCAGGGGAATCGATCGGTCGTGTGCGAGGTTCCGAATCGACCCTCGGGCCTTGGATGGCTGCCGGACGGGCGGATGCTCGTCGTCTCGATGCGCGATCGCAAGCTGATGCGCCTCGATCCCGACGGCCTCAAGGTCGCGGCTGACATGACGCCGCACGCGCCGTTCGACTGCAACGATATGGTCGTCGATTCGAAAGGGCGCGCCTACGTCGGCAACTTCGGTTTCGATCTGCACAAGGGGGAAGCGCAACACGCGACCACGCTCGTGATGGTTACGCCTGACGGCAAGCTGAGCGCGGTTGCCGACAATCTCGAATTTCCCAACGGCACAGTGATCACGCCCGATGGAAAAACGCTGATCGTAGGCGAGTCGTTCGGCCGACGGCTGACCGCATTCGATATCAACGATGACGGCACGCTGCGCAATCGTTGCGTGTACGCGGAGCTCGGAGAGAACGTGCCCGACGGAATCGGCCTCGATGCGGAAGGCGCAGTCTGGGTCGCATCGCCATTCCGTCACGAAGTCATCAGGGTGAAGCAGGGCGGCGAAGTGACCGAGCGCATCACGGTCGAGACCGACGCCTTTGCGGCGATCCTCGGCGGCCCCACCGGCCACACCCTCTTCATCGCAACCGCAGGCAGCTCGAATCCCGACGAGTGCATCGCAAACCGCAACGGCCGCATCGAGATCACAGAAGTAGAAGTCCCGCACGCGGGCCTTCCATGA
- a CDS encoding aminopeptidase P N-terminal domain-containing protein codes for MGFNGNAEIFRARRRRFMEAIAPGATAIMTSAPVATRSGDVEFIYRQDSDFYYLTGFGEPESVAVLSPGHPDGEFVLFLRPRDKERETWTGRRAGVEGAMIEYGADKAYVIDELEKILPRYLEKSERLHYPLGLNEKMDERVMKLVRWAQAMRPRIGTGPAVICEPREITHEARLHKEPGELDLMRRSMKISGEAHRRAMLKARGGMMEWQIEAEVDYAFRSQGATGPSYPSIIASGPNAAILHYIHNDREMRTGELLLIDAGSEYDYYAADVTRTFPIGAKFTELQKDFYEIVLDAQLKAIEAIKPGVRFDDPHEVALKILVDGMRHLGLLHGSTEEIIKSGDYRRFYMHRTSHWLGMDVHDVGLYRREGESRILEPGMVLTVEPGLYVSPDDDTVPEKYRGIGIRIEDDVLVTETGHEVMTAGIPKTVAEIESLTTA; via the coding sequence ATGGGCTTCAACGGTAATGCCGAAATCTTCCGCGCGCGGCGCAGGCGCTTCATGGAAGCGATCGCGCCGGGCGCCACCGCAATCATGACCAGCGCGCCGGTTGCGACGCGATCCGGCGACGTCGAATTCATCTACCGGCAGGACAGCGATTTCTACTATCTGACGGGCTTCGGCGAGCCGGAATCGGTCGCAGTGCTGTCGCCGGGCCATCCCGATGGCGAATTCGTGCTGTTCCTGCGGCCGCGCGACAAGGAGCGCGAGACCTGGACCGGGCGCCGGGCGGGAGTCGAGGGCGCTATGATCGAATACGGGGCCGACAAGGCTTACGTAATCGATGAGCTCGAAAAGATCCTTCCGCGTTATCTCGAGAAGAGCGAACGCCTGCATTATCCGCTGGGCCTCAACGAAAAGATGGACGAGCGCGTGATGAAGCTCGTCAGATGGGCGCAGGCGATGCGCCCGCGAATCGGCACCGGCCCGGCCGTCATTTGCGAGCCGCGTGAGATCACGCACGAGGCACGGCTGCACAAGGAGCCCGGCGAGCTCGACTTGATGCGACGCTCGATGAAGATCTCCGGCGAGGCCCATCGGCGTGCGATGCTGAAAGCGCGTGGCGGCATGATGGAATGGCAGATCGAGGCCGAAGTTGACTACGCGTTTCGCTCGCAGGGCGCGACGGGCCCGAGCTATCCGTCGATTATCGCGTCGGGACCGAACGCCGCGATCCTGCATTACATCCACAACGATCGCGAGATGCGCACCGGCGAGTTGCTGCTGATCGACGCCGGCTCCGAGTATGACTATTACGCGGCAGACGTGACGCGCACCTTTCCGATCGGCGCGAAGTTCACGGAGCTGCAGAAAGATTTCTACGAAATCGTGCTCGACGCGCAGCTCAAGGCGATCGAAGCGATCAAACCTGGCGTGCGTTTCGACGATCCGCACGAAGTGGCGCTGAAGATCCTCGTCGATGGCATGCGCCATCTGGGACTGCTGCACGGCAGCACCGAAGAGATCATCAAGAGCGGCGACTATCGCCGTTTCTACATGCATCGCACGAGTCACTGGCTCGGCATGGATGTGCACGACGTCGGCCTCTACCGGCGCGAAGGCGAGTCCCGAATCCTCGAGCCCGGGATGGTGCTGACGGTCGAGCCGGGCCTCTACGTATCGCCCGACGACGACACGGTGCCAGAGAAGTATCGCGGCATCGGCATCCGCATCGAAGACGACGTGCTCGTGACCGAAACCGGCCACGAAGTAATGACCGCCGGCATCCCCAAAACAGTCGCCGAAATAGAATCCCTCACGACGGCGTGA
- a CDS encoding MaoC family dehydratase, with product MGQEIYDPSEVFVGRDYGGQTYDITPELVATYIAGTGDDNAWYRERSPLDGPIAPALILHSAVYRTLEWYLSIYGNLHARQEWDLFSPVKIGEQLTTRAVIVDRYVKRDREYVVNEVLVGNASGQIVSRSRTHQSFLLETKPREGFVIDRAREKDAKRSFKIGERGGEPIEAPMRRITEEMCMAFSGPARNYHNDKQKAVELGFPEIVVQGMLSVCMIAGMMTKRFGLGFLAGGKMDLRLVNVVWGNDVTGPKGLIVERHAEGRRTRAEVEVWCEKSDGTKSIVGNASALEL from the coding sequence ATGGGCCAGGAAATCTACGATCCCAGCGAAGTGTTCGTCGGTCGCGACTACGGCGGCCAGACTTACGACATCACGCCCGAGCTGGTCGCGACATATATCGCGGGGACAGGCGACGACAACGCATGGTATCGCGAGAGGTCTCCGCTGGACGGACCGATCGCGCCCGCGCTGATACTCCATTCCGCGGTGTATCGCACGCTCGAATGGTACCTCAGCATCTACGGCAACCTGCACGCACGCCAGGAATGGGATCTCTTTTCGCCGGTGAAAATCGGCGAGCAGCTGACGACCCGCGCCGTAATCGTCGATCGCTACGTCAAGCGCGACCGCGAATACGTTGTGAACGAAGTGCTGGTCGGTAACGCCTCCGGGCAGATCGTCTCACGCAGTCGAACGCATCAGAGTTTTTTGCTTGAAACCAAGCCGCGCGAAGGCTTCGTTATCGATCGGGCTCGTGAAAAGGACGCCAAGCGCTCCTTCAAAATCGGCGAGCGCGGCGGCGAGCCGATCGAAGCTCCGATGCGCCGTATCACCGAAGAAATGTGCATGGCGTTCTCAGGTCCCGCGCGCAACTACCACAACGATAAGCAAAAGGCAGTCGAACTGGGCTTTCCCGAAATCGTCGTGCAGGGGATGCTCTCCGTCTGCATGATCGCCGGGATGATGACGAAGCGTTTCGGTCTAGGCTTCCTCGCCGGCGGAAAAATGGACCTGCGGCTCGTCAACGTGGTCTGGGGCAACGACGTGACAGGGCCCAAGGGCCTCATCGTCGAGCGGCATGCCGAGGGCCGCCGCACCCGGGCCGAAGTCGAAGTATGGTGCGAGAAGTCCGACGGCACCAAGAGCATCGTCGGCAACGCGAGCGCACTCGAACTGTAA
- a CDS encoding thioesterase family protein, whose protein sequence is MRAIPVGVIGTFAKTAAQTDLASQLDPSLASVLSTPTMIGMMELAAIDAVSTYLEPGESSVGMGIDIQHLAATPPGHQVRAEAELTKIEGRRLEFTVRAFDEIEQIGKGVHRRAVVDAAKFNDRLKAKIKS, encoded by the coding sequence ATGAGAGCAATACCTGTCGGAGTCATCGGCACCTTTGCAAAGACCGCCGCACAAACCGATCTCGCAAGTCAGCTCGATCCTTCGCTGGCGTCGGTCCTTTCCACACCCACGATGATCGGGATGATGGAGCTGGCCGCGATCGACGCCGTATCCACCTACCTCGAACCGGGCGAGAGCTCGGTCGGGATGGGCATCGACATCCAGCATCTGGCCGCGACGCCGCCGGGGCATCAGGTGCGTGCCGAGGCGGAGCTCACCAAGATCGAAGGCCGGCGACTCGAATTCACCGTACGCGCTTTCGACGAGATCGAGCAGATCGGCAAAGGCGTGCATCGGCGCGCCGTCGTCGATGCGGCCAAGTTCAACGATCGCCTGAAGGCCAAGATAAAAAGCTGA
- a CDS encoding DsbA family protein — MADDLLTIKLYFDYKSPFTFLAMEPAYDLMRTHRVKLRYLPHVFDFNAYGGMLEQRTERDWRKVRYLYRDVRRFANERGITIRGPQRLFDSRLALMGGMFADHHDLFRPYSDRVFERFFKRELNIEDRTALNAVMKEVGLDADAFNRYSEHQGPEDLKAALAEGERDQIFGVPTLLVEGEPFWGNDRVVWAIKKLDAMGLQRPEFK, encoded by the coding sequence ATGGCCGACGATTTGCTCACCATCAAGCTCTACTTCGACTACAAGAGTCCGTTCACGTTCCTTGCGATGGAACCCGCATACGACCTGATGCGGACGCATCGCGTGAAGCTGCGCTACCTGCCCCACGTGTTCGACTTCAATGCTTACGGCGGGATGCTCGAGCAGCGGACCGAGCGCGACTGGCGGAAGGTCCGCTACCTCTATCGCGACGTGCGGCGCTTCGCGAACGAGCGCGGCATCACGATCCGCGGCCCGCAGCGCCTGTTCGATTCCCGCCTCGCGCTGATGGGCGGGATGTTCGCCGATCATCATGATCTCTTCCGCCCCTACTCCGATCGCGTGTTCGAGCGCTTCTTCAAACGCGAACTGAACATCGAGGATCGAACCGCTTTGAATGCAGTGATGAAAGAGGTCGGCCTCGATGCGGACGCATTCAATCGCTACTCAGAGCATCAAGGCCCCGAAGATCTCAAAGCCGCTCTCGCAGAAGGCGAACGCGATCAAATCTTCGGCGTACCAACGCTACTAGTCGAAGGCGAACCATTCTGGGGCAACGATCGCGTCGTCTGGGCGATCAAAAAGCTCGACGCGATGGGTCTGCAGAGGCCTGAGTTCAAATAG